Within Exiguobacterium sp. BMC-KP, the genomic segment TATAATTTACTGACTGTATAATTATGTGTAACACACCGCTTTTTAAAATTGAGAAAGATGTGTTAGATATGGTAAGAGGCATGACGACTTGGAGTATAGATCTGAAATAGGGAATAAATCCTTTATGGTGCATAAGTATGAACGTAACATTGATGTCTATCGTGCGAATACATATAAGAATAATCAAAAAAATGGTAATACGATCTTATTTACTGTATATAAATACACATACAAAAAAACAGCACTGAAACTTTAATAGTTTCAGTGCTGTTTTTTCGTGATTTTCAGATACCCAAGGAATAGATGCTTGTGACCAATTAGTATCTCCCATGAATATCAATCACTTTATTTTTTAATTGTTTACTTATCTAAAAGAATGGCCATCGATTTTTGGCATACTCATATTTGATGAGATATCATTCACAACGATAATTATGATTTAAGCATTGTGCGATCCAGCTGATGTAAATATAGTTTAGTTGTAAGAAATATAACGAACGAGAAGCCGAACAATAAATAGAGAGGTGATTGATATGCCAATACACTCAATGTCGTGAGTAAAAGAAACGAAAGCAATAAAACATACCCATAACGTACTAAACTAAAAAGGGCTAACTTAAGCGCATCCTTTTTATTCAGCTCATAATGCGAGAGAATCGGAAATAAGAAAACGGAAATAGCTAAAAAGGACAAGCTGACAATTGAGAGACCTGTAAATAAAAGAGTCTGTCCCGTTTCGAGGTGACGAATGATTAAAAAATCAATCAGTAAGAACAGTAAGATGAAGGTCCACAAAATGCCGAACTTTAAATGATACTGCAACGCTTCTTTAAAAAAATGAATGTAGGATCGAAAAACACTGTAATCTTTATGCACTGACCATTGTCTCGTGACGGCAGTTAGTGCATACAGAGATGGAAAGATCGTGATGACTGGTAAAAGGGTGATGAAGAAAATGAAGTTCAATTGTACGAGTCCGGTAGTAAATTCAAGAAGTTGAAATAGCTTGTTTTGTTCATGCTTTAAGTTCATAAGTACCTCCCCCGACGTTCTCCTCAAAAATTAACCAGATTTAGATTCGAGACGATTAAATGGTGCTGTTGAGTTACGAATAATTAGTTCCGGTTCATAAATGTGAGAGGAAGGGGCTTCTTTTTTCTCCACTGCTGCGATGATCCGTTCTGCTGCAGCACGTCCAAGTTCTTGTTTCGGATGGATGATCGAAGTCAACTTCACTTCTGTGGCCACTGCAAGGACGGAATCATCATAACCTACAAGGGAGATATCTTGCGGGACAGATAGACGTAGCTTCCTTAACTGATCCAAGACACTTAAGGCTAGTTGATCATTGTAGCAAACCGCAGCACTTGGACGATGATCCTCACTCTCGAAGAGGCGTCCAATCGAATCATAGAAACTTGGAACTAACTCTTCCGTGGTATAAGTGATGATCAATTCTGACTCTAAAGGAATATTGTACTCACGAAACGCACGGAGGAATCCGCGCATTCGATAAACTCCCTGTAAATCATCCGTTTTAAATAAGCCCATGATACGTTCATGACCAAGATTGATTAAATGTTCTGCTGCTAAAAATCCACCTCTTTCGTCATCCATCATGAGATGAGGAGGCATCAATTGGGAGTAATACTGGTTAATCATCAAGTAGGGGATGTTTTGTTGCTCAAGTTCTAGATAATATTTGATGTTCGGATTATGGTTACTACTTTTGGTTGGTTCAACAATTAATCCATCAACTTGACGATCTAACATCATTTCGAGGCATTGACGTTCTTTCTCTACATCATTGTCTGTACACGAAAGTGTCAGAGTATATCCTTTCGAAGCTAAATGAGATTCGATTCCTCGAATGATGGATGGAAAGATGTAATCAGACATATAGGTTGTAATCACACCGATATTCTTGCCGTTATTAGAGCGCTCGATTACCTCAGCTTCTGGTTTAGGAAGTACGTGGGAGCAGTAAGTTCCTGAACCTTGTTCGCGGTACAAATAGCCTTCATTCACAAGCTCTCCAACTGCTTGGCGAATCGTGTGCCGACTAACTTGGAAAGATTGTACAAGTTCACTTTCAGGAGGAATTTTTTCACCAGGATGTACTGTGCCATCCTTAATCCAATCAAGTATATGATTCTTCACGATGCTATATTTTGTCCGTTGTGCCATAAGGCGTCCCTGCTTTCTCTCTTGTATCAGCAAACTTATCCGTACAAGATATGATAGTACTTACATATTAGCAAAGATTTGTCCGGTTTGCTATGGATTTAAGAGAAAATCAATCGATAAATCATTTAAATGTACGTACAAAAAAGAAATAAATGACAAAAAATCAAATTGACATGTCCGAATGTGTGTAATAGACTCAAATTGTGCAGAAAACGCTTTCATTGTCCATTTAACTTGTTTTAATTGTCTTTTGTTATAGCGTTGTGTGGGCTTCGCTATAAAAAATATCGTATTTGCTTAAATAAATATGTACGTACATCTTAATTCCGCTTTGACATTGAAAATTAAAGCACTGGAGGAATTCACAATGAACCTTAAAACAAAGAAGATGTTTGCGCTTACAATGACTGCCTTGATGACGACATCAATAGCATTAGCTGGTTGTTCAGGAGATGGTAAAAGTGCGGATGGAAAAGTCGAACTCACATTCATGTTTCGCGGGAATCCTGAAGAGCTAAAAGCGTACAAAGCAACAGTGAAACGATTTGAAGAAGCCAATAAAGACGTGAAAGTGACAATGGTACAAACAGCTCCGGACCAATATGATACAAAATTAAAATCTGCTATCGCAGGACGTAAAGTACCCGATGTCTTTTTCTACAATCCGGCTCAAGTCAAAGCTTACGTGAACTCGGGTGTACTACTAGATATCACAAAGAACGTCGAAGGATCGAAGGACATCCAGTTAGAGGATATCTGGAAAAAAGGTGTTGATAAATACCGGTATGATGGAAAGGTGCTTGGCAAAGGCGCTATTTACGGTCTTCCAAAAGATTTAGGACCATTTGCGCTCGGCTATAATAAGACGATGTTCGAAAAAGCAAAGGTATCACTTCCGGATAAAGACAAACCATACACGTGGGATGAGTTTATTCAGGTAGCTAAGAAGTTAACGAAGGATACGAACGGTGATGGGAAATTGGATCAGTATGGCACTGGATTTAACGTGAACTGGGCATTGCAACCATTCGTCTGGAGTAATGGGGCAGACTGGATCAATGAAGAGGGAACGAAGGTAACGATTGACGATCCAAAATTCATCGAAGCCCTACAATTTTTTGTGGACCAGCAGTTAAAACATAAAGTAACTCCATCTATTGGAGAGTCACAAACACTCGATACGTATCAACGGTGGATGAAAGGGCAACTGGCGTTCTTCCCAGTCGGTCCTTGGGATATGGCAGCTTTCAAAGATCAATTAAAGTTCGAATATGACCTTCTTCCATGGCCAGCAGGATCAACAGGGAAAGCAGCTGGTTGGGTTGGATCACTCGGAATCGGTGTAGGGTCAACGACGCAACATAAAAAAGAAGCGACAGAACTAGCCATGTACTTATCTGCCAATCAAGAAGGACAACAGGCTTTGGTAGATGCACAAGTACAATTACCGAACAGCATGAAAATCGCTAAAAATTGGGTAGAAGACACATCCATTAAACCTGCTAATAAACAGGAGTTCCTTGATTTGATCAATGATTACGGACGCGGTATGCCAGCAGAAAAAACATACACTGCTGAATGGTATGACGAGTTCTTCAAAAACATCCAGCCTGTCCTCGATGGAAAAACATCAGTGGAAGACTATGTGGAAAAAGAGCAACCAAAAATGCAAAAGTTGCTAGATGATGCCATCGCTCAAGAGAAACAGGCGAACTAACTAGAGGTAATGAGTCGGGTGGCGTAAGTCGCCACCTGAATCTCTAGTGTAGAAAGGATGGAAGACAATGAAGACAAAACCGATTTCCAAGTTATATCGTACGGAGCAACGGTATGCTTACCTATTCGTTGCGGCTCCGATAATTGGGTTCTTTCTGTTTGCTTTAATTCCGTTAATGTATTCCTTCTATGGTGCATTCACGAACTGGAACGGACTTGGACAAATGAAGTTTATTGGTCTTGAAAATTTCATTAACGTGTTCCAAGACGAGTATTTCTATAAAGCCATGTACAACACGCTGTTCATGATGATTGGGATTCCCATTGGTATCGTATTAGCGTTATTACTTGCCCTCGCTTTGAATCGAGGGATTTTTGGTACAAATACGTTCCGGGTTATCTATTACATTCCCGTCATTTCTTCCATCGCCGCTGTCTCGATTTTGTGGCAGTGGGCATATAACGGTGATTATGGTTTGGTGAATCAGTTCTTAGACTTAATCGGTATCGATGGTCCAAACTGGCTCCAAAATGCTAATACCGTTAAACCGGCGTTGATCGTCATGGCAATTTGGAAAGGTCTTGGCTATACGATGCTCTTGTATTTGGCAGCCTTGCAGAGTGTACCGCGTTCCTATTATGAAGCGGCGAAATTAGATGGTGCGAATGCCTGGCACTGTTTTTGGTATATTACACTCCCGATGGTTAAACCTGTCACCTTCTTCATCATCGTGACGAATATTATTGGTGGTGCGCAAATCTTTACGGAAATCAACGTCATGACACCGACAGGAGGACCGGAGTATTCATCTGCTTCTGCCGTCTTCTACATTTGGCAAAAATCCTTTGGAAACTTCCAGCTCGGTTATGCTTCAGCAATGGCGCTCGTTCTCGGTCTTTTCATTTTCATCGTTACCTTGTTCCAATTCCGTATGAACGAAAAATCATCATTTGACTTGGATTGAGGCGTTAATACCTTAGAAAGGAGAATGACCATGCAGTTAGCTCTTACCCGTAAAAAAGAAAATGTAGAGACGATGTCCGTGAAGAAAAAAGATCGGATTACTGATATCTTCGTCTTTATCTTTCTGACGATGGGTGCAATCGTCATGATCGCACCCTTATTATGGATGGTGTCAACCTCTCTGAAATCGAAAGATGAAGTGTTTTCACTTCCGCCCGTGTGGATTCCTACCGACATATCGTTCAATAAGTATTTTGAGATTTGGAATATGGGTCCGCTCTTGTCTGGTATATCAAACAGTCTGATTGTCGCCCTATCTGTCACGATCGTTGGAACATTCACCTCGAGTCTCGCGGCATTTGCGTTCGCTAAGTTGAATTTTAGGGGGAAGAATAAAATCTTCCTTCTCTTGTTTGCGTCTGTCATGATTCCGTACCCTGTCCTGATGATTCCACAGTTTATGATGTTCTCAGAAATCGGATGGGTCGATACACTTCTTCCGTTGATCGTACCTGGTTTATTCGGAAATATTTTCATGATTTTCTTCTTACGTCAGTTCTTGAACAGTATTCCGAATTCTATCATCGAAGCTGCAAAAATTGACGGGTGTTCTTATTTTCAAATCTTTTATAAAATCGTCTTCCCGTTGATCAAGCCCGCTGTAGCCGCACAATTAATTCTATGGTTCATGGCTATCTGGAACGATTATCTCGGTCCAATTCTTTATCTCAACTCTCCCGAGAAACAAACCTTACAATTGGTCATCGCCAATTTTAATGCATCCTATGCCATCCAAAGTGATTATCCGTTAATCATGGCGGCGTCTGTTGTCGCATTATTACCGATGTTAGTCGTCTTCATGATTTTTCAGAAGCAAATCATCGAATCGATTGCCATTTCTGGTGTTAAAGGGTGAGGGGTAATGAAAAAATGGAACACCCGTCTTTGCTTAAGACGGGTGTTTGTGATTAAAGGAGGAAAACAGTATGAAAAATATGGTGATGGGGATGGTTGTCTTGTTCATTGTAGGTTGCGCTTATTTTTGGTGGTCTACCAATGCATCGCTTCAGGATTTGGATTTACCGAAAGCGCCATTCGATAAGAAGGTAATGGATGTACAACCCGATGTTTTGAATCAAGAAAAGAAGTGGACAACAAACTTTACGCATGATGGGGCAATCATAAAGGAAGGTGATACCTACTATGTGTTCTCGACAGATTATATGGTAGGAGGTGCACCGACACCGGGCATCCAGGTTCGGAAATCAAAAGATCTCATTAATTGGCAATTCACAGGTCGTGTATTTGATGAAGTCTCTCAAGAAGCGTTCAATTGGACAGGAGGAAATACATTTTGGGCGCCCTCCATTACGAAAATCAAAGACACATTCTACCTCTACTATTCTGTCTCAAAAGTTGGGAGTCGTACTTCATACATTGGTATGGCGAGCGCTTCAAATGTTGAAGGACCATGGCGCGATCAAGGAGTCGTCATCGCGTCTAAAGAAGGGGATGGAAAAACGGTCAATGCGATTGACCCTCACGTGCTCCAAGACAAAACAGGAAAATGGTGGATGACGTATGGATCCTATTTTGGTGGTATCTTCTTGACGGAAATCAATCCGAATACGGGCAAATTGATGAAGAAGTCATCAGAAGGTAAGTTACTTGCTAAGCGAAAAGATATGACGATGGGAATAGAAGGTCCAGAAATTCTATACAACGCAAAAACAGGTTATTACTACTTGATGGTTTCATATGGTTGGTTAGAAGATTCATATAACGTAAGAATTGGGCGATCAAAATCGCTCGATGGACCCTATGTTGATTCTCGCGGGCGTGATTTACGGGATACTTCGGATGAATCATTTGATACTGGTTTAAAAATTGTTGGCTCCTACCGTTTTGGGGGAGACGACGGTTACGTGGGGACCGGTCATTCTGCATTTTTACAGGATGGAGAAGATACTTTTATTATCCATCAAGCTCGACCAAGCGAAGATATCTATTGGTCGCAATTGCAGGTCCGAAAAGTGTATTGGACAAAAGAGGGTTGGCCAGTGGTTTCGCCTGAACGATACGCAGGTGAAAAGAATATCAGTGTTCAAAAAGACCAGATCGTTGGAGAATGGGAAATCATTATTTTTCCACGATTTGATGATGGTCAGCAACAATCAAGAAAGCTGAAGTTGCAAAAAGAGGGCACTCTTCTTGATGAGGAAGGTTCGTGGCAATTAAAGGGGGACATCCTTAGTCTACGCATTGGGCAAGAGAGGTATGAGTTACGGGTCGGTGCGGCGTGGGATTGGGAAAATTGGAAATCCACGATCATCATGACAGGTCTTAGTGAGGACGGAACAGCAGTTTGGACAAAAAAACGTTAAATTAATTATTTGTACGGACAAATAACTATATTAAAGAAGATTAACAGTTTGATAATTAGAAAAAAACGTAAATAAATGCGTATTTTTCTGAAAAATGATTGCTTATTCCTAAATAATTGATACAATCATAGTGTAAGTTATACGTACAAATTTATTGTTTATTTAAGTTTTCTACACGAATTTTGAATATTTGTCCGGATGAAAATGAGGGAGTGCCCACACACTTTATTTTTTCTTCTGAAATGTAAGCGTATTCTTTTTGGGAGTAGGGTGATGAAATGTCGAAATATACAATCGGAATTGATTATGGCACGCAATCAGGTAGAGCCGTCTTGATTGACGTCGAAACAGGTCATGAAGTGGCGACTGCAGTCAAACCATATACACATGGAGTAATAGATCAATTTTTGCCTGATGGAAAAACACGGCTTGAACATGACTGGGCACTCCAACATCCGCGTGATTATTTAGAGGTCCTGGAATTGACGATCCCCGCAGTTGTCAAAGAGGCAGGTATCACGAAGGAACAAGTCATTGGGCTTGGTATCGACTTTACAGCTTGTACGATTCTACCGATCGATGTCGATTTGAATCCGTTGTGCTTCCGTGAAGAGTATCAACATAATCCGCATAGCTATGTGAAGTTGTGGAAGCATCATGCAGCTCAAGATGAGGCAGACGCTTTGAACCGTATTGCGAGTGAACGAGAAGAACCATTCCTAAAGCGCTACGGCGGGAAAATTTCATCTGAATGGATGATCCCGAAAGTCTGGCAAATCCTAAACGAGGCACCCTCCATTTACGAGGCTGCTCACGAAATTTTAGAGGCGACGGATTGGGTCGTTTCTCAGCTAACTGGAAAAGTGGTACGAAATAGTTGCACGGCTGGCTATAAAGCGATCTGGCACAAACAGGAAGGCTATCCTTCTAAAGAGTTTTTCAAAGCGTTAGATCCACGACTCGAGAACGTAGTCGAAGAGAAGCTTTCCAATGACATCGCACCCATCGGTGCCAAAGCAGGAGAATTAACAATATCCTTTGCAGAACGAATCGGTCTCCTTCCGGGAACTGCCGTTGCCGTAGGGAATGTAGATGCTCATGTTGCAGTACCTGCGGTCGGGATCACGGAACCTGGTAAGTTGTTGATGGTAATGGGAACGTCTACTTGTCATATCCTGCTTGGTGAAGAGGAACAGGTCGTACCCGGTATGTGCGGTATCGTCGAAGACGGAGTCCTACCGGGGTTAATGGGATATGAAGCTGGTCAGTCCTGTGTCGGAGATCATTTCGAATGGTTCATTGAAAACTGTGTACCAAGTGATTATTTGCAAGAAGCAAACATTCAAGGAGTTAGTGCGCACCAATTATTGACCGATAAGGCAACGATGCAACGCGTCGGCGAACATGGATTGATCGCTCTTGATTGGTGGAACGGAAATCGTTCTACACTGGTAGATACGAATCTGACGGGCGTACTTCTAGGTGCAACATTACTGACGAAACCAGAAGATATCTACCGCGCATTGATCGAAGCGACTGCTTATGGCACGCGAACGATTGTCGAAGCATTTCGAACAAGTGGTGTTCCCGTCCATGAAGTATACGCTGCAGGAGGAATTGCGGAGAAAAATGCCTTGATGATGCAGATTTATGCCGACGTCCTAAACATGGAGATCAAGATTTCAGCCTCTTCTCAAACTCCAGCTTTAGGATCTGCTATGTTCGGTGCCGTAGCCGCAGGAGCAGAACGAGGTGGTTATGCCACCATCACTGAAGCAGCGACGAAGATGGGACGTGTAAAAGAAAAAACATATCTTCCGATTCCAGAAAACGTTGAAGTGTATGAGGCGCTGTTTGCTGAATACACGAAGCTATACGATTATTTCGGTCGTGGAGAAAATGATGTGATGAAGCGATTAAAGAAAATTAAGGCGGAAGCGTCACGTCAGAAAGGGGAACCAGTATGGTGAGTCGTCAATTAAAAGAAGAAGTGCTTGAAGCGAACCTAGCATTACCGAAGCATGACTTGGTCACCTTTACGTGGGGGAATGTTAGTGGGATTGATCGAAATGCGGGTTTGGTCGTCATCAAACCGAGCGGTGTCCCGTATGATGCTTTGGCGATAGAGGATTTGGTCGTAGTCGATTTAGAAGGCAACGTCGTCGAGGGCAATCTTCGTCCATCTTCTGATACGCCAACACATTTGGCTTTGTATCGGGCTCTGCCTGAGATAGGAGGCATTGTCCATACGCATTCCCCTTGGGCGACGAGCTGGGCGCAAGCAAAGCGAGCGATTCCTGCCTTTGGGACGACACATGCCGACTACTTTTACGGAGAAATTCCGTGTACACGTGAATTATCTGATGAAGAGATCGAGACGGCGTACGAGCTGGAAACCGGAAACGTCATCATTGAGACGCTGAACGAACTGCATTTAGAACCTGTTGCCGTACCCGGTGTACTGGTCGCAAATCATGCACCTTTTTGTTGGGGCAAGGATGCGGATGAAGCCGTACACAATGCAGTCGTACTTGAGGAAGTAGCCAAGATGGGTATTCATGCCTTGAATCTGAATCCAGGATTAGCACCCATCAAACAAAGCATCTTAGATAAACACTACTTGCGCAAACATGGAGAAAACGCCTACTACGGTCAGAAATGATAGGTGCACATAGCTAGATGAGGGGGATTTTAAATGTTGACAGCAAATACACACGAATTTTGGTTCGTGACA encodes:
- a CDS encoding DUF624 domain-containing protein translates to MNLKHEQNKLFQLLEFTTGLVQLNFIFFITLLPVITIFPSLYALTAVTRQWSVHKDYSVFRSYIHFFKEALQYHLKFGILWTFILLFLLIDFLIIRHLETGQTLLFTGLSIVSLSFLAISVFLFPILSHYELNKKDALKLALFSLVRYGYVLLLSFLLLTTLSVLAYQSPLYLLFGFSFVIFLTTKLYLHQLDRTMLKS
- a CDS encoding GntR family transcriptional regulator — encoded protein: MAQRTKYSIVKNHILDWIKDGTVHPGEKIPPESELVQSFQVSRHTIRQAVGELVNEGYLYREQGSGTYCSHVLPKPEAEVIERSNNGKNIGVITTYMSDYIFPSIIRGIESHLASKGYTLTLSCTDNDVEKERQCLEMMLDRQVDGLIVEPTKSSNHNPNIKYYLELEQQNIPYLMINQYYSQLMPPHLMMDDERGGFLAAEHLINLGHERIMGLFKTDDLQGVYRMRGFLRAFREYNIPLESELIITYTTEELVPSFYDSIGRLFESEDHRPSAAVCYNDQLALSVLDQLRKLRLSVPQDISLVGYDDSVLAVATEVKLTSIIHPKQELGRAAAERIIAAVEKKEAPSSHIYEPELIIRNSTAPFNRLESKSG
- a CDS encoding ABC transporter substrate-binding protein; translation: MNLKTKKMFALTMTALMTTSIALAGCSGDGKSADGKVELTFMFRGNPEELKAYKATVKRFEEANKDVKVTMVQTAPDQYDTKLKSAIAGRKVPDVFFYNPAQVKAYVNSGVLLDITKNVEGSKDIQLEDIWKKGVDKYRYDGKVLGKGAIYGLPKDLGPFALGYNKTMFEKAKVSLPDKDKPYTWDEFIQVAKKLTKDTNGDGKLDQYGTGFNVNWALQPFVWSNGADWINEEGTKVTIDDPKFIEALQFFVDQQLKHKVTPSIGESQTLDTYQRWMKGQLAFFPVGPWDMAAFKDQLKFEYDLLPWPAGSTGKAAGWVGSLGIGVGSTTQHKKEATELAMYLSANQEGQQALVDAQVQLPNSMKIAKNWVEDTSIKPANKQEFLDLINDYGRGMPAEKTYTAEWYDEFFKNIQPVLDGKTSVEDYVEKEQPKMQKLLDDAIAQEKQAN
- a CDS encoding carbohydrate ABC transporter permease, with protein sequence MKTKPISKLYRTEQRYAYLFVAAPIIGFFLFALIPLMYSFYGAFTNWNGLGQMKFIGLENFINVFQDEYFYKAMYNTLFMMIGIPIGIVLALLLALALNRGIFGTNTFRVIYYIPVISSIAAVSILWQWAYNGDYGLVNQFLDLIGIDGPNWLQNANTVKPALIVMAIWKGLGYTMLLYLAALQSVPRSYYEAAKLDGANAWHCFWYITLPMVKPVTFFIIVTNIIGGAQIFTEINVMTPTGGPEYSSASAVFYIWQKSFGNFQLGYASAMALVLGLFIFIVTLFQFRMNEKSSFDLD
- a CDS encoding carbohydrate ABC transporter permease, whose translation is MSVKKKDRITDIFVFIFLTMGAIVMIAPLLWMVSTSLKSKDEVFSLPPVWIPTDISFNKYFEIWNMGPLLSGISNSLIVALSVTIVGTFTSSLAAFAFAKLNFRGKNKIFLLLFASVMIPYPVLMIPQFMMFSEIGWVDTLLPLIVPGLFGNIFMIFFLRQFLNSIPNSIIEAAKIDGCSYFQIFYKIVFPLIKPAVAAQLILWFMAIWNDYLGPILYLNSPEKQTLQLVIANFNASYAIQSDYPLIMAASVVALLPMLVVFMIFQKQIIESIAISGVKG
- a CDS encoding arabinan endo-1,5-alpha-L-arabinosidase; this encodes MKNMVMGMVVLFIVGCAYFWWSTNASLQDLDLPKAPFDKKVMDVQPDVLNQEKKWTTNFTHDGAIIKEGDTYYVFSTDYMVGGAPTPGIQVRKSKDLINWQFTGRVFDEVSQEAFNWTGGNTFWAPSITKIKDTFYLYYSVSKVGSRTSYIGMASASNVEGPWRDQGVVIASKEGDGKTVNAIDPHVLQDKTGKWWMTYGSYFGGIFLTEINPNTGKLMKKSSEGKLLAKRKDMTMGIEGPEILYNAKTGYYYLMVSYGWLEDSYNVRIGRSKSLDGPYVDSRGRDLRDTSDESFDTGLKIVGSYRFGGDDGYVGTGHSAFLQDGEDTFIIHQARPSEDIYWSQLQVRKVYWTKEGWPVVSPERYAGEKNISVQKDQIVGEWEIIIFPRFDDGQQQSRKLKLQKEGTLLDEEGSWQLKGDILSLRIGQERYELRVGAAWDWENWKSTIIMTGLSEDGTAVWTKKR
- the araB gene encoding ribulokinase — protein: MSKYTIGIDYGTQSGRAVLIDVETGHEVATAVKPYTHGVIDQFLPDGKTRLEHDWALQHPRDYLEVLELTIPAVVKEAGITKEQVIGLGIDFTACTILPIDVDLNPLCFREEYQHNPHSYVKLWKHHAAQDEADALNRIASEREEPFLKRYGGKISSEWMIPKVWQILNEAPSIYEAAHEILEATDWVVSQLTGKVVRNSCTAGYKAIWHKQEGYPSKEFFKALDPRLENVVEEKLSNDIAPIGAKAGELTISFAERIGLLPGTAVAVGNVDAHVAVPAVGITEPGKLLMVMGTSTCHILLGEEEQVVPGMCGIVEDGVLPGLMGYEAGQSCVGDHFEWFIENCVPSDYLQEANIQGVSAHQLLTDKATMQRVGEHGLIALDWWNGNRSTLVDTNLTGVLLGATLLTKPEDIYRALIEATAYGTRTIVEAFRTSGVPVHEVYAAGGIAEKNALMMQIYADVLNMEIKISASSQTPALGSAMFGAVAAGAERGGYATITEAATKMGRVKEKTYLPIPENVEVYEALFAEYTKLYDYFGRGENDVMKRLKKIKAEASRQKGEPVW
- the araD gene encoding L-ribulose-5-phosphate 4-epimerase → MVSRQLKEEVLEANLALPKHDLVTFTWGNVSGIDRNAGLVVIKPSGVPYDALAIEDLVVVDLEGNVVEGNLRPSSDTPTHLALYRALPEIGGIVHTHSPWATSWAQAKRAIPAFGTTHADYFYGEIPCTRELSDEEIETAYELETGNVIIETLNELHLEPVAVPGVLVANHAPFCWGKDADEAVHNAVVLEEVAKMGIHALNLNPGLAPIKQSILDKHYLRKHGENAYYGQK